The Helianthus annuus cultivar XRQ/B chromosome 16, HanXRQr2.0-SUNRISE, whole genome shotgun sequence genome includes a window with the following:
- the LOC110915003 gene encoding probable leucine-rich repeat receptor-like protein kinase At1g35710, translating into MSGSVVAVLLFSCYNLLYAPSLATATPTSVAASALLKWKASLDKQSQSVLSSWVGSNPCHNNWTGIGCSNATTAAESVVTSIIIQNVNLTGTLDDLDTWSLRNIETFNLSYNSLYGHIPSSIGNMSNLRNLYLDNNNFSGLIPSEIGNLGSLRELTLTSNSLTGHIPYSIGNLTNLTRLHLFSNRLIGHIPNSIGNLKKLIFIAIHDNDFEGPIPPEIGTLSFLKSIDVSQNHLTGVIPSSIGNLTSLLYLYLYSNELSGSIPSELAAARDLIDLEIDKNHITGTIPVTLQNFSRLGRMYLSHNNISGSIPNYFANYTQLAELLLDDNKFSGFIPPELGKRTALVAMNLFMNNLVGSIPQDMNLTNMIKFSVSNNKLSGPLPDNICVSGFLNHFTVSNNLFSGHVPKSLKNCSSLVRVRLENNQLTGNISEDFGIYPELVYMDLSSNKFYGEVSSNWGSCTNLTSLKISNNNLSGIISSEVGDATKLVVLSLSSNHIVGEIPTTFKNLSSLMKLNLDDNKLSGTIPSNLGDLHNLEELNLAQNSLTGPINENLGDCLKLRSLNLSNNIFEGIIPIGISKLEKLESLDLSHNNLTGGIPPQLGGLTVVQLLNLSHNNLTGSIPLSFTAMLGLTTVDVSFNQLEGPLPKMRAFDDAPMEALGHNKGLCGNNTGLACPIQRGNQSDQKKASVVILVVILIILPTLGFMLLVVFIVFTYCYLHKRNLNATIRPQETKARPFTIWSYDGKMVYEKMIEALEDFDSKHVVGIGGYGTVYKAELSSEVFAVKKIHAPEDGEVQNLKSFENEIRALTEIRHQNIVKLYGFCSHSRHSFLVYEFLSGGSLRDVLNHMEQAVEFDWKKRVNTVKSIAKALSYMHHDCSQPIIHRDLSSNNILFDSDWVAHVSDFGTARLLKPDSSNWTSFAGTLGYIAPELAYTMEVNEKCDVYSFGVLTLEVIIGQHPGDLLTMLQDTKGISHTDLLDQRLPPPVQQVAQQVEQLVEVAISCVQKNPQYRPSMKDITLDLSVETRAAKRNKIST; encoded by the exons ATGTCCGGCTCCGTTGTAGCAGTCTTACTCTTTTCTTGTTATAATCTTTTGTATGCCCCTTCACTTGCAACTGCTACACCAACAAGTGTAGCAGCATCTGCTCTTTTGAAATGGAAAGCCAGCCTTGATAAACAAAGCCAATCAGTTCTTTCATCATGGGTTGGAAGCAACCCATGCCATAACAACTGGACCGGAATCGGTTGCAGTAACGCTACTACAGCTGCAGAAAGTGTTGTAACAAGCATCATAATTCAAAATGTAAACTTAACAGGTACACTTGATGATCTTGATACATGGTCACTACGAAATATTGAAACTTTTAATCTTTCATATAACTCGCTCTATGGCCACATTCCTTCCAGTATTGGGAACATGTCTAATCTCAGAAATTTATACCTGGACAATAATAACTTCTCAGGGTTGATACCATCGGAGATAGGAAATCTAGGATCTTTAAGAGAGCTTACTTTGACCAGTAACAGTCTTACCGGTCATATCCCATATAGCATAGGTAACCTCACGAATTTAACTCGACTTCATTTGTTTAGTAACCGTCTTATTGGTCATATCCCAAATAGCATAGGTAACCTCAAGAAGCTAATTTTCATTGCCATACATGACAATGACTTTGAGGGGCCAATCCCTCCAGAAATTGGGACACTGAGTTTCCTAAAAAGCATTGACGTTTCTCAGAATCATCTTACTGGAGTCATTCCTTCTTCAATAGGAAATTTAACCTCTCTCTTATACCTTTATCTGTATAGTAATGAACTTTCTGGGTCCATTCCATCTGAACTTGCTGCTGCTCGGGATCTCATAGATCTTGAAATTGACAAGAACCATATCACAGGTACCATTCCAGTTACCCTCCAAAACTTCAGTAGGCTAGGAAGGATGTACCTTAGTCATAACAACATATCTGGGTCGATTCCAAATTATTTTGCCAATTACACTCAGCTTGCAGAGTTGCTCTTAGATGATAACAAATTCAGTGGCTTCATACCACCTGAGTTAGGAAAGAGAACAGCTCTTGTTGCAATGAACTTGTTCATGAATAATCTTGTAGGTTCCATTCCTCAAGATATGAATCTAACAAACATGATAAAATTCTCCGTGTCTAACAACAAGCTCTCTGGTCCTTTACCAGACAATATATGTGTCTCAGGCTTTCTTAATCATTTCACTGTGAGCAACAATCTCTTCTCCGGCCATGTACCAAAGAGCTTAAAAAACTGTAGTAGCTTAGTCAGAGTCCGGCTTGAAAATAACCAATTGACCGGAAACATCTCTGAAGATTTTGGGATATACCCGGAGTTGGTTTATATGGACTTGAGTTCCAATAAGTTCTATGGCGAGGTGTCTAGCAACTGGGGGTCCTGTACTAATTTAACTAGCTTAAAGATATCCAACAACAATTTGTCTGGAATAATATCTTCAGAGGTAGGAGACGCAACAAAATTAGTGGTGCTTAGTCTCTCATCAAATCACATAGTTGGTGAAATTCCAACAACCTTTAAAAACTTAAGCTCACTGATGAAGTTGAACTTAGACGACAATAAGCTGTCAGGTACAATTCCTTCAAATTTGGGAGATCTGCACAACTTGGAAGAACTTAACTTAGCACAAAATTCTCTCACCGGCCCAATCAATGAAAATTTAGGAGACTGCTTAAAGTTAAGGAGCTTGAACTTAAGCAATAATATATTTGAAGGAATTATTCCTATTGGTATTTCCAAGTTGGAAAAGTTAGAATCTCTTGACCTCTCTCACAATAATTTGACTGGAGGTATACCACCACAGCTTGGGGGTTTGACAGTTGTACAATTGTTGAACCTCTCTCACAATAACCTCACAGGCTCTATTCCTTTAAGTTTCACTGCAATGTTAGGTTTAACCACagtcgatgtatctttcaatcAGTTAGAGGGCCCACTTCCAAAGATGCGAGCATTTGATGATGCTCCAATGGAGGCACTTGGACATAACAAAGGGTTGTGTGGAAATAACACAGGATTAGCCTGTCCCATCCAGCGTGGAAACCAAAGTGATCAAAAGAAGGCTTCGGTTGTGATTCTGGTTGTGATTCTGATCATACTTCCTACATTGGGATTTATGTTGCTTGTGGTTTTTATTGTTTTCACATATTGCTACCTCCATAAACGAAACCTAAATGCAACCATTAGGCCACAGGAAACTAAAGCAAGACCTTTTACCATTTGGAGCTATGATGGGAAAATGGTGTATGAGAAAATGATTGAAGCCTTGGAGGACTTTGACTCGAAGCATGTTGTTGGAATTGGTGGATACGGAACTGTTTACAAAGCAGAATTGTCATCTGAAGTTTTTGCGGTGAAAAAAATTCACGCACCAGAAGATGGTGAGGTGCAAAATCTCAAGAGTTTTGAAAATGAAATCCGAGCTTTGACGGAAATACGTCACCAGAACATAGTCAAACTCTACGGATTCTGTTCACATTCACGTCACTCATTTTTGGTGTATGAGTTCTTGTCCGGAGGGAGCTTAAGGGACGTACTGAATCACATGGAACAAGCTGTTGAATTTGACTGGAAGAAAAGGGTGAATACTGTTAAAAGTATTGCAAAGGCCTTATCATATATGCACCATGATTGTTCACAACCAATCATCCATAGGGACTTATCAAGCAACAATATTTTATTCGATTCCGATTGGGTTGCTCATGTGTCTGATTTCGGCACTGCCAGGCTATTAAAACCAGACTCGTCAAACTGGACTTCTTTTGCCGGGACGCTTGGTTACATTGCTCCAG AACTTGCATACACGATGGAAGTGAATGAGAAGTGTGATGTTTACAGCTTTGGGGTACTAACACTAGAAGTTATAATAGGTCAGCATCCCGGAGATCTCCTCACAATGTTACAAGACACAAAAGGCATATCTCATACTGATCTTCTGGACCAACGCCTTCCTCCGCCTGtgcaacaagttgctcagcaagtGGAACAACTTGTTGAGGTTGCAATCTCATGCGTGCAGAAGAACCCTCAGTATAGGCCATCGATGAAGGATATTACTCTGGACCTCTCAGTAGAGACGCGTGCAGCCAAAAGGAACAAGATCTCTACCTGA